From Acidimicrobiales bacterium, one genomic window encodes:
- the coaE gene encoding dephospho-CoA kinase (Dephospho-CoA kinase (CoaE) performs the final step in coenzyme A biosynthesis.) encodes MIEIGLTGGIGSGKSTVADELVARGAVLIDADRIVRELQEPGAPVFEAMVQRWGDGIVAADGTLDRAAVAAIAFGDEAELTALNEIVHPAVGKEMVRRRAEVEGTDAVVILDIPLLVRADGESIADQYANLSGIIVVDVDPELAVKRLVQYRGFTAKDARARIRNQASREARKAVADRVIDNSGTLDELRPQIDFVWSWIRTLPHPKS; translated from the coding sequence GTGATCGAGATCGGACTGACAGGTGGCATCGGCAGCGGGAAGTCGACCGTGGCCGACGAGCTCGTCGCCCGCGGTGCGGTGCTGATCGATGCCGACCGCATCGTGCGTGAGCTCCAGGAGCCGGGCGCCCCGGTCTTCGAGGCGATGGTGCAGCGCTGGGGCGACGGGATCGTCGCGGCGGACGGCACCCTCGACAGAGCGGCGGTCGCCGCCATCGCCTTCGGCGACGAAGCCGAACTCACGGCCCTCAACGAGATCGTGCATCCCGCAGTGGGCAAGGAGATGGTCCGTCGACGCGCCGAGGTGGAGGGGACCGACGCGGTCGTCATCCTCGACATTCCGCTGCTGGTGCGGGCCGACGGGGAGTCGATCGCCGATCAGTACGCGAACCTGTCCGGCATCATCGTCGTCGATGTCGACCCGGAACTCGCGGTGAAACGGCTCGTGCAGTACCGGGGGTTCACCGCGAAGGACGCCCGTGCCCGGATCAGGAACCAGGCGAGCCGCGAGGCCCGAAAGGCCGTGGCCGATCGGGTGATCGACAACTCCGGCACCCTCGACGAGCTGCGCCCGCAGATCGACTTCGTGTGGTCCTGGATCAGGACCCTGCCGCATCCGAAATCGTGA